One Aegilops tauschii subsp. strangulata cultivar AL8/78 chromosome 7, Aet v6.0, whole genome shotgun sequence genomic window carries:
- the LOC109772991 gene encoding zinc finger protein WIP5, producing the protein MEDPYTSFLKNPYYYYCTSSFPTTPPTPHLPPPFQPYAALYPAVAAAAAPHHQYPSFFQHQPAQPTHHYSTAPPSPPLREALPLLSLSPTPAARPRAVQHHDAADSDSDDDNNDCCYHLRQEVAAGSRTTSARTPLFADLNCVPSCCDDGDGDPMDVEASWSTSTDDAAVALRIGLPAAEADLLSGLSGRAAEEDEEEEDDCKPGGGHEEVPLGFSSTAPIGRLNKGQYWIPTPSQILIGPTQFSCPVCFKTFNRYNNMQMHMWGHGSQYRKGPESLRGVQPTAMLRLPCYCCAAGCRNNIDHPRAKPLKDFRTLQTHYKRKHGLKPFLCRRCGKAFAVKGDWRTHEKNCGKLWYCLCGSEFKHKRSLKDHARAFGHGHGAFGCNGAAGGDGSFDDDDEGAVSEIEHDVVCGAAAR; encoded by the exons ATGGAAGACCCCTACACGAGCTTCCTCAAGAACccctactactactactgcacTTCCTCCTTCCCTACCACTCCCCCCACCCCTCATCTCCCTCCTCCCTTCCAACCTTACGCCGCCCTCTACCCCGCCGTGGCCGCGGCCGCAGCTCCTCACCACCAGTACCCCTCGTTCTTCCAGCACCAGCCGGCGCAGCCCACTCATCACTACAGCACGGcgcctccctcccctccactccGAGAGGCGctccccctcctctccctctcGCCCACGCCCGCCGCCCGTCCTCGTGCCGTCCAGCACCACGACGCCGCCGACTCCGACTCCGACGACGATAACAACGACTGCTGCTACCACCTGCGGCAGGAGGTGGCGGCCGGCTCGAGGACGACCTCTGCGCGCACACCGCTATTCGCCGACCTCAACTGCGTGCCGTCCTGctgcgacgacggcgacggcgacccGATGGACGTCGAGGCCTCCTGGTCCACGTCCACGGACGACGCCGCCGTTGCTCTGCGCATCGGCCTGCCGGCCGCGGAAGCTGACCTTCTGTCCGGGCTTTCGGGCAGGGCCGcggaagaggacgaggaggaggaagatgattGCAAGCCGGGAGGCGGGCACGAGGAGGTTCCGCTAGGGTTCTCTTCGACGGCGCCGATCGGGAGGCTGAACAAGGGGCAATACTGGATCCCGACGCCGTCACAGATCCTCATCGGTCCCACCCAGTTCTCCTGCCCCGTCTGCTTCAAGACATTCAACCGATACAACAACATGCAG ATGCACATGTGGGGTCACGGTTCGCAGTACCGGAAGGGCCCCGAGTCGCTGCGCGGGGTGCAGCCGACGGCGATGCTGCGGCTGCCGTGCTACTGCTGCGCGGCGGGGTGCCGGAACAACATCGACCATCCACGGGCCAAGCCGCTCAAGGACTTCCGCACCCTGCAGACGCACTACAAGCGCAAGCACGGCCTCAAGCCCTTCCTCTGCCGCCGGTGCGGCAAGGCCTTCGCCGTCAAGGGCGACTGGCGCACCCACGAGAAGAACTGCGGCAAGCTCTGGTACTGCCTCTGCGGCTCCGAGTTCAAGCACAAGCGCTCGCTCAAGGACCACGCGCGCGCCTTCGGCCACGGCCACGGCGCCTTCGGTTGCAACGGCGCCGCCGGAGGCGATGGCAGTttcgacgacgacgacgagggcGCCGTCTCCGAGATCGAGCACGACGTCGTCTGCGGCGCCGCCGCGCGGTGA